CCGGGTCGGCGCATGGGCGTGCCACCAGCGGGACAGTCTATTGTCCATCAGCGATGCGCCTTCATGATGCGCTGCTGATCGCGTTTCCAGTCGCGTTCCTTGATCGTGTCGCGCTTGTCATGGGTCTTCTTGCCCTTGGCCAGCGCCAGTTCGACCTTCGCCTTGCCCCGGCTGTTGAAATAGATCGACAGCGGCACCAACGTCATGCCCTTGCGCTCCACCGCGCCGTGCATCCGGGCGATCTCCCGCTGGTGCAACAACAGCTTGCGGGGGCGCTTGGGTTCATGGTTGAAGCGGTTGCCATGGCTGAACTCAGGGATGTTGCTGTTGACCAGCCACACCTGCTCGCCCTTCACCTCGGCATAGCTTTCCGCGATATTGCCCTCGCCAAAGCGCAGCGATTTGACCTCGGTCCCCTGCAGGGCGATGCCCGCCTCGAACACATCCTCCAGGAAATATTCGAAACGCGCGCGCCGGTTCTCGGCGACGATCTTCTTCTTGTCGAAGGCTTCGGGACGGGGACGGGCCATTATTCTCAGTTAACTCACTTCATAACATGGGAGCACGGGACGCTCAAACCAACCCCGCGATCTCCAGTGCCCGATCGACGGCGGCGCGGCTCGATTCCGACGGCCAGGTGATCGGCAGGCGGACATCGCCGGGCATGTCGGGCCGGACGCGCGTAAGGGCATATTTGACCGGGCCGGGTGAAGAATCGCTGAACAGGGCATCATGCAGGGGATAGAGACGATCCTGGAGCGCCAGCGCGGCCCCCCAGTCGCCCGCCGCAATCGCCTTCTGGAAATCGGCGCACTGGCGCGGCGCGACATTGGCCGTGACCGAAATGCAGCCCTTGCCGCCCATCGCGTTGAAGCCCAGCGCCGTCTCGTCATTGCCCGAAAGCTGGCAGAAGTCCGGGCGGCAGGCGAGGCGCTGTGCGCTGACCCGCCCCAGATTCCCGGTGGCGTCCTTGATGCCGACGATGGTCTGAAACTCCTCCGACAGGCGGTGGATCACCGGCACGCCGATGTCGGTGATGGTGCGGCTGGGCACGTTGTACAGCACGATCGGCAGCGAGCAGCGCTCGGCCAGATAGGCGAAATGCTGATACACGCCCTCCTGATTGGGCTTGTTGTAATAGGGCGCGACCACCAGCGCCGCATCGGCGCCCGCCGCCTGCGCCGCGAACATATGCTCCAGCGCGATTCGCGTGTCGTTGGAACCACAGCCCGCGATCACCGGCACCCGCCCCGCCGCCTGATCGACGCAGATGGCGATGACACGGTTATGTTCCTCGACCGTCATGGTCGCGCTTTCCCCGGTGGTGCCGCAGGGGACCAGAGCGCTGCTGCCTTCCTCAATCTGCCAGTCGACGAAGGCGCGGAAAGCCGCCTCATCCACCGCCCCGTCGCGGAAGGGCGTGATCAGCGCCGGAATCGACCCGGAAAACATGCAACAAACTCCTTCAATTCACCGGGATTCCGGGGCATTATAGCGTCAAACACGCGAACGGCGCGCTATAGCGCGTCATTCACGGCCTGATAAGGATGCATTTGCGATCATGTCTAGTAGGCTGTCGCTCTCCTGTTCTGAAACTGTCATGGTTCGTATGCCCCTGATTGCCCTTTTGCTTTTCACCGCCGGCGCCAGCGCCCAGACGGAAACGCCCTCTCCCGCGCCCGCTGCGACCTTCCCGCCGGGCGCCGTGGTACAGGCGATTCCCCGCTCGACCGAGCCGAGTCCGTGGCAGCAGGCGCAAAGCCGAATCGGCGTGGCGAGCGATCCGTCCATCTCCGGCACGATCAGCCAGTGGCGGGCGCTGCAACAGAGCGATGCGCTCGGCTTTTCCACCTATGCCAGCTTCATCCTGACCAATCCCGGCTGGCCGGGGGAGGACCGGATGCGGCGGCTGGCGGAAACCAGTATCAATCCCAACAGCTACGATCCGGGACAGGTCGTCGCCTTCTTCACCCGCTTCCCGCCACGCACCGCAAGCGGCAACGCCCGCTATGCACTGGCGCTGATGCAGCAGAACCGCATGGGCGAAGCGCGGATCGCCGCCCGCAACGCCTGGATCGGCGGATCGCTCGCGCCCGATGACGAGGCGCGGCTGCTCTCGCTCTTCGGTTCCAGCTGGACCTCGGTCGAGCATGACCTGCGCACCGACGCCCTGCTGTGGAAGGGCGACATCATGGGCGCGCAGCGGATGCTGGCCTATGCCTCGCCCGCCCGCCGCCCGGTTTATGAGGCCCGCATCGCCTTCCGCCAGAAGGCGCCCGACGCGACCATGAAGATGCAACTGGCCGAGGCCGTCGGCGCGACCGATGCCGGCTTCGTCGCGGACAAGGCGACCTGGATGCTGAACACCGGCAACTGGATCGCCGGCCGTCAATATCTCGCCAATCGCCCGGCGCTGACCTTCCGGCCGGGCGACGCGGAAAAATGGTATGAGACGCTGCTGACGCAGGCCCGCGCCGCCGCGAACGACAGCCAGTGGAGCTTCGCTTACGGCATCGCCAGCAAGCTGGACGACGCCTATCTGCCCGGCACCGACGTCAACACCCGCCCCATTGGCGAGCGTGACGATTACACCAGCCTCGCCTGGCTGGCGGGATCGACCGCCTTCTACAATCTGGGCAAGCCGCTGGACGCGATGGAGATGTTCCGCCGCTACGCCACCGCCGCCAAGTCGCCGCAGACCCAGTCCAAGGGCTTCTACTGGGCGGGCCGCGCCGCGCTTCAGGCGGGCGATACCGCCACGGCGAACAGCTATTTCGCCCGCGCCGCCCTCTTCCCGGATCAGTTTTACGGCCAGCTCGCGTTGGAACGCCTCAGCCGCCCGATCCCGGCACCGGCGGCGGTCGAGCGCCCGGTCGAAATCTCCTCCGCGCAGCGTACCGCCTTCGCCAACCGCTCGGTCGTCCGCGCGGTGAAGGCGCTGGGCGAAATGGGCTATTGGGAGGATCAAAGCAAATTCGCCCGTGCCATCGCCAACAATGCCGACAGCGACGCCGACCATTATCTGGCGGTGGAACTGGCGAAGAATATCGGCCGTCCCGACATGGGCGTGATGGTCGGCCGCCGCGCCGTCTCCAGCGGCCTCACCGGCTATGGTGAAAGCGCCTTCCCGCGTGTGCCCGTACCGACCGAAGCGCAATATAACTGGACCATAGTCCATGCCATCGCCCGGCAGGAAAGCCAGTTCGACCGGCAGATCGTCAGCCATGCGGGCGCGCGGGGCCTGATGCAGCTGATGCCCGGCACGGCGCGCGAACAGGCGACGAAGCTGGGGATGAGCTATGACGCCGGATCGCTCAACAATCCAAGCTACAACATCATGCTCGGCTCCGCCTATTTCCAGCGGATGCTGGATTATTATGGCGGCAGCTATCCGCTGGCGGTGGCGGCCTATAATGCCGGGCCGGGCAATGTGAACCGCTGGATCGCCGCCAATGGCGACCCCCGCCTGCCCGGCGCCGACATGCTGCGCTGGATCGAGCAGATCCCGATCTTCGAGACGAAGAATTATGTGCAGCGCGTGCTGGAAAATGCCGTGGTGTACGAAGCGATGAACCCGGAACGCGCGCGCTTCCGGGGAACCACGACGCCGCTGTCCAAATATCTCGGCAAACAGACGCCGGGTTGATATGGGCGGAGCCATGAGCACCGCCCATCCCAATTACATCACCCCCGAAGGCTTCGCGAAGCTGCGCGCCGAATATGACCAGCTTCTGGGCGTCGAGCGCCCCAGAATCGTCGAGGTGGTAAGCTGGGCGGCGGGCAATGGCGACCGCAGCGAAAATGGCGACTATCTCTACGGCCGCAAGCGGATGCGCGAGATTGACGGGCAGTTGAAACGCCTGTCGCGCAAGATGAAGGACGCCAAAGTCGTCGACCCCCGCCAGCAGCCCGACAAGAGCAAGGTCTATTTCGGGGCCACCGTCACCATCGCGGACGAGGATGACAATCACCGCACCGTGACGCTGGTCGGCAATGACGAAACGGAAGCGAGCGCCGGCCGCATCGGCTGGAGCACACCGATCGCCCGCGCCTTGCGCGGCGCGACGGTCGGTGACCTGCGCCGCGTGATGCTGCCCGCGGGCGAAAAGGAATATGAGGTGATGGCGATCCGCTATCCCGAATGAGCGGAAATCGCTCTAATCATGCGGACGCAACGCCACGTTGAGCCGCTCCATCACTTCCCCGATCGGCTCGACCACGGTCACGCTGCGCCCTTCGCCGAAGCGGATGCGGGTGCCATCGGTGATCGACGAAACGAAGGTGACCTGCGCGGCATTGACGGCGGTTTCGGTCCGGTCGGCGCCCACGAACATGACGAGCATGCATCCTCTCCTTCTTTTTGGAAGGAGAACTTAGCATCGCGCGCAAAAGTGGGAACCGCTTTTGTGCAACAAGCGATGCAGCAAGAAAGAATCCCGTTTTCCGCCGGAAACCTGTCCTTTTCCCGTCAGGCCGCCCGAATGACACCGATGAAGGCGCTGGCGCGATCATCCAGCCGGTGCGCTTCCTGCGACAACTGGCTGGCCGCGTTGCGCATCGCCTTCGCACCGTCGACAGCCACGCCCGCATTGGCGCTGATCCGGCTGGCGCTGGTACGGATATGCTCGCTCGCCTCGCCTGCCTCGCCCAGACTCCCCGCAATCGCCTGGCTGAAGGCGCCGTGCCGCGCCACTGCCTCGAACACCGATGCTGACAGCCGGTCCGCCGTCGCCATGGCGGCGTCCATATGCGCATGGCCC
This region of Sphingobium sp. EM0848 genomic DNA includes:
- the smpB gene encoding SsrA-binding protein SmpB, producing MARPRPEAFDKKKIVAENRRARFEYFLEDVFEAGIALQGTEVKSLRFGEGNIAESYAEVKGEQVWLVNSNIPEFSHGNRFNHEPKRPRKLLLHQREIARMHGAVERKGMTLVPLSIYFNSRGKAKVELALAKGKKTHDKRDTIKERDWKRDQQRIMKAHR
- the dapA gene encoding 4-hydroxy-tetrahydrodipicolinate synthase, which produces MFSGSIPALITPFRDGAVDEAAFRAFVDWQIEEGSSALVPCGTTGESATMTVEEHNRVIAICVDQAAGRVPVIAGCGSNDTRIALEHMFAAQAAGADAALVVAPYYNKPNQEGVYQHFAYLAERCSLPIVLYNVPSRTITDIGVPVIHRLSEEFQTIVGIKDATGNLGRVSAQRLACRPDFCQLSGNDETALGFNAMGGKGCISVTANVAPRQCADFQKAIAAGDWGAALALQDRLYPLHDALFSDSSPGPVKYALTRVRPDMPGDVRLPITWPSESSRAAVDRALEIAGLV
- a CDS encoding lytic transglycosylase domain-containing protein, with protein sequence MPLIALLLFTAGASAQTETPSPAPAATFPPGAVVQAIPRSTEPSPWQQAQSRIGVASDPSISGTISQWRALQQSDALGFSTYASFILTNPGWPGEDRMRRLAETSINPNSYDPGQVVAFFTRFPPRTASGNARYALALMQQNRMGEARIAARNAWIGGSLAPDDEARLLSLFGSSWTSVEHDLRTDALLWKGDIMGAQRMLAYASPARRPVYEARIAFRQKAPDATMKMQLAEAVGATDAGFVADKATWMLNTGNWIAGRQYLANRPALTFRPGDAEKWYETLLTQARAAANDSQWSFAYGIASKLDDAYLPGTDVNTRPIGERDDYTSLAWLAGSTAFYNLGKPLDAMEMFRRYATAAKSPQTQSKGFYWAGRAALQAGDTATANSYFARAALFPDQFYGQLALERLSRPIPAPAAVERPVEISSAQRTAFANRSVVRAVKALGEMGYWEDQSKFARAIANNADSDADHYLAVELAKNIGRPDMGVMVGRRAVSSGLTGYGESAFPRVPVPTEAQYNWTIVHAIARQESQFDRQIVSHAGARGLMQLMPGTAREQATKLGMSYDAGSLNNPSYNIMLGSAYFQRMLDYYGGSYPLAVAAYNAGPGNVNRWIAANGDPRLPGADMLRWIEQIPIFETKNYVQRVLENAVVYEAMNPERARFRGTTTPLSKYLGKQTPG
- the greB gene encoding transcription elongation factor GreB; this translates as MSTAHPNYITPEGFAKLRAEYDQLLGVERPRIVEVVSWAAGNGDRSENGDYLYGRKRMREIDGQLKRLSRKMKDAKVVDPRQQPDKSKVYFGATVTIADEDDNHRTVTLVGNDETEASAGRIGWSTPIARALRGATVGDLRRVMLPAGEKEYEVMAIRYPE